In Holophagales bacterium, one DNA window encodes the following:
- a CDS encoding S8 family serine peptidase: MSVARLLPGSALALLLFAALPASGAEPPGPPPAAAPRLWVDTEPHPRLAPALNQILAAGSAHEATNAEARQGLAALTAPDGTVEVVVETLGAAAPAIASRALELGGRITAVEGSLVFAALPAASLRALADAPGVLRVRRPNHREPDVVSEGVTPTGAATLHTAGYLGQGVKVGVLDCGGFSGYASLLGSELPAQVTLWNGGTSGDPVGSSLHGTACAEIVHDMAPQASLYLAHDGNEADFYSAVDWFTAQGVDVISYSCGSFGAYPYDGSGAPHNLTNAKVEAARQAGILWVNSAGNYADGETYEATYSAYPGTNWHSFDGGWSNRWGYLTTGHSYYLTLSWSDWPANPATQGASHDYNLELWRWDGTQWLSVAASSNSQNGTAGQLPFEEIDFTPSVSDWYYLAITRVSGPGTDYLNLRTVGANFEHFNAARSVSSPADSPQAFTVGALAWNGLALEVYSSRGPTLGPGGTAAGGYLKPDLVTPDGVSTATYGVSNGQPWPGGSGFFGTSASCPHVAGGAALLLDEYPNLTADALATLLRSEALDVGVAGADNDTGYGLLSLGFNVVWADGFDAGALWPVHRP; the protein is encoded by the coding sequence ATGTCCGTCGCCCGCCTGCTCCCTGGCTCCGCCCTCGCCCTCCTGCTGTTCGCCGCCCTTCCCGCCTCCGGAGCCGAGCCGCCCGGGCCGCCTCCCGCGGCGGCACCGCGACTCTGGGTCGACACCGAACCGCACCCGCGGCTCGCGCCGGCGCTCAACCAGATTCTCGCGGCGGGCTCGGCCCACGAGGCAACGAACGCCGAGGCCCGGCAGGGGTTGGCGGCGCTGACCGCTCCCGACGGCACGGTCGAGGTCGTCGTCGAGACCCTCGGAGCCGCCGCTCCGGCGATCGCCTCACGCGCCCTCGAGCTCGGAGGCCGGATCACCGCGGTCGAGGGGAGCCTGGTCTTCGCCGCCCTCCCGGCGGCCAGCCTCCGGGCACTCGCGGACGCCCCGGGCGTGCTTCGCGTTCGGCGTCCCAACCATCGCGAGCCGGACGTGGTCAGCGAGGGGGTCACCCCGACCGGCGCGGCGACGCTCCACACCGCCGGCTACCTCGGGCAAGGGGTGAAGGTCGGCGTGCTCGACTGCGGCGGGTTCTCCGGCTATGCGAGCCTGCTCGGCAGCGAGTTGCCCGCCCAGGTGACGCTGTGGAACGGCGGCACCAGCGGCGATCCGGTCGGCAGCAGCCTGCACGGCACCGCCTGCGCCGAGATCGTCCACGACATGGCGCCCCAGGCCTCCCTCTACCTCGCCCACGACGGCAACGAGGCCGACTTCTACTCCGCCGTCGACTGGTTCACCGCCCAGGGCGTCGACGTGATCTCGTACTCGTGCGGCTCGTTCGGCGCCTATCCCTACGACGGCAGCGGGGCGCCGCACAACCTGACCAACGCCAAGGTCGAGGCGGCTCGCCAGGCGGGAATCCTCTGGGTCAACTCCGCCGGCAACTACGCCGACGGCGAGACCTACGAGGCGACCTACTCCGCCTACCCCGGCACCAACTGGCACTCGTTCGACGGCGGGTGGTCGAATCGCTGGGGCTACCTCACGACGGGGCACTCGTACTACCTCACCCTCTCCTGGAGCGACTGGCCGGCGAATCCCGCCACGCAAGGTGCCTCGCACGACTACAACCTCGAGCTCTGGCGATGGGACGGCACACAGTGGCTCTCCGTCGCCGCCTCGAGCAACTCGCAGAACGGCACCGCCGGCCAGTTGCCCTTCGAGGAGATCGACTTCACTCCTTCAGTGAGCGACTGGTACTACCTCGCGATCACCCGCGTCTCCGGACCGGGGACCGACTACCTCAACCTGCGCACCGTCGGCGCCAACTTCGAGCACTTCAACGCGGCGCGGAGCGTCAGCTCGCCGGCCGACTCGCCGCAGGCGTTCACCGTCGGCGCCCTCGCCTGGAACGGCCTCGCCCTCGAGGTCTACTCGAGCCGCGGCCCGACGCTCGGCCCCGGTGGCACCGCCGCCGGCGGCTACCTCAAGCCCGATCTCGTCACCCCCGACGGCGTCAGCACCGCCACCTACGGGGTCAGCAACGGCCAGCCGTGGCCGGGCGGCAGCGGCTTCTTCGGCACCTCGGCGTCGTGCCCGCACGTGGCCGGCGGCGCCGCACTGCTGCTCGACGAATACCCCAACCTCACTGCCGACGCCCTCGCCACCCTGCTGCGCAGCGAAGCGCTCGACGTCGGCGTCGCCGGAGCCGACAACGACACCGGCTACGGCCTGCTCTCGCTCGGCTTCAACGTCGTCTGGGCCGACGGATTCGACGCCGGCGCGCTCTGGCCGGTGCACCGTCCGTGA
- a CDS encoding histidine phosphatase family protein — translation MASPLARSRETARVLAADLRGATVEIEPDLAECSPPAWRAGANTDQKPEEMAACAERLDALFARRFVPATGNERHELFVAHGNVIRYLLTRAMRVDGKAWLEMSVGHASLSIVRVEPDGRCKVTAAGDVGHLPANLQTGAAGDPERKLEPPPDGPRRPEAEHGLTRAILCPRSPRNDVG, via the coding sequence ATGGCGAGCCCCCTGGCTCGCTCGCGAGAGACCGCACGGGTCCTCGCCGCCGATCTCCGGGGCGCGACGGTCGAGATCGAGCCCGATCTTGCCGAATGCTCGCCACCGGCGTGGCGCGCCGGGGCGAACACCGACCAGAAGCCGGAAGAGATGGCGGCATGCGCCGAGCGGCTCGACGCCCTCTTCGCACGCCGTTTCGTGCCGGCGACGGGAAACGAGCGACACGAGCTCTTCGTCGCCCATGGCAACGTGATCCGCTACCTGCTCACGCGGGCGATGCGGGTCGACGGCAAGGCCTGGCTCGAGATGTCGGTCGGCCACGCCAGCCTCTCGATCGTCCGCGTCGAGCCCGACGGCCGCTGCAAGGTGACCGCCGCCGGCGACGTCGGACACCTCCCGGCGAACCTCCAGACCGGGGCTGCCGGCGATCCGGAGCGCAAGCTCGAGCCACCGCCGGACGGACCGCGACGACCGGAAGCCGAGCACGGCCTCACCCGTGCGATCCTCTGTCCCCGCTCGCCGCGAAACGACGTAGGTTGA
- a CDS encoding amino acid permease, whose translation MTERAEAPGPRRPALVRAIGRWDLTAAVVNGIVGSAIFGLPATLVALTGAWSPVAALAAGLGILAIVLCFAEVGSRFRDAGGPYLYTREAFGPWVGFEIGWLIFWTRVLSAAANLNVFALYLGELLPAAREGAGRLVAMAVLWSAVAALNVVGVRQATWAVDLFTVAKLLPLGLVVAIGLGRVSTATLATQAVGQPDWTQAILLLVFAYGGFETALLPAGEARDPKRDTAFALFVALALVAGIYCLVQLVVVGVVPHAAGERAPIAAVLRALLGPFGATLGSLAAMVSIYGWSTGTLLQSPRVLFAMAERGELPGVLARVHPRFRTPDVAIVLFAAAAFGFAAFGSFASNATFAAIVRLVYYALTAAALVVLRRRGGEAPGFRLPLAGLIVPLAVGFCLVLLATRTFEQAWILALLVLVGLPLRALAGRGATAA comes from the coding sequence ATGACGGAACGAGCGGAGGCGCCTGGTCCGCGGCGTCCGGCGCTGGTGCGCGCTATCGGTCGCTGGGATCTCACGGCGGCGGTGGTCAACGGCATCGTCGGCAGCGCGATCTTCGGCCTTCCGGCGACGCTCGTCGCGCTCACCGGAGCCTGGAGCCCGGTCGCCGCGCTCGCCGCCGGGCTCGGCATCCTGGCGATCGTCCTTTGCTTCGCCGAGGTGGGAAGTCGCTTCCGCGATGCGGGCGGCCCTTACCTCTACACGCGCGAGGCGTTCGGCCCCTGGGTCGGCTTCGAGATCGGCTGGCTGATCTTCTGGACGCGGGTGCTGTCGGCCGCGGCGAACCTCAACGTCTTCGCGCTCTACCTCGGGGAACTGCTGCCGGCCGCGCGGGAGGGTGCCGGGCGGCTCGTGGCGATGGCGGTGCTCTGGTCGGCCGTCGCGGCGCTCAACGTCGTCGGGGTGCGCCAGGCGACCTGGGCGGTGGACCTGTTCACCGTCGCCAAGCTCCTGCCGCTCGGGCTGGTCGTGGCGATCGGCCTCGGCAGGGTCTCGACGGCGACGCTCGCCACGCAAGCGGTCGGTCAGCCCGACTGGACGCAGGCGATCCTGCTGCTCGTCTTCGCCTACGGTGGCTTCGAGACCGCGCTGCTGCCGGCCGGCGAGGCCCGCGATCCGAAGCGCGACACGGCCTTCGCCCTGTTCGTCGCCCTGGCCCTGGTGGCGGGGATCTACTGTCTGGTGCAACTCGTCGTGGTCGGCGTCGTGCCGCACGCGGCGGGTGAGCGCGCGCCGATCGCCGCCGTCTTGCGCGCCCTGCTCGGGCCGTTCGGTGCGACGCTCGGCAGCCTGGCGGCGATGGTGTCGATCTACGGCTGGTCGACGGGGACCCTTCTGCAGTCGCCGCGGGTGCTCTTCGCCATGGCCGAGCGGGGCGAGCTGCCGGGCGTGCTGGCGCGGGTTCACCCGCGCTTCCGCACACCCGACGTGGCCATCGTGCTCTTCGCCGCCGCGGCGTTCGGCTTCGCTGCGTTCGGCAGCTTCGCTTCGAACGCGACCTTCGCGGCGATCGTGCGACTCGTCTACTACGCCCTCACGGCGGCCGCGCTCGTCGTCCTGCGGCGACGTGGCGGCGAGGCGCCGGGATTCCGCCTGCCGCTCGCCGGCCTGATCGTCCCGCTGGCGGTCGGCTTCTGCCTGGTTCTCCTCGCCACCCGCACCTTCGAGCAGGCGTGGATTCTCGCGTTGCTGGTTCTGGTCGGCTTGCCGTTGCGAGCGCTCGCCGGTCGCGGGGCGACGGCCGCATGA
- a CDS encoding metallophosphoesterase family protein, with product MRIALLSDVHGNLAALEAVIADLERRSVDAVVDLGDLVSGPLCPRETAARLRATGWLHLAGNHERQLLTRPPESLGASDAHARAELGPEWLDWLSTLPPSFCWSDDLFLCHGTPASDLVYLLETVERDHARLALPEEIEERLGGASAAVVACGHTHIPRCVRRADGRLLVNPGSVGLQAYVGDYPHLHAMETGSPDARYAVLERRREGWQCELVAVPYDSRDMARLAAERGRPEWEHALLHGYVAPGERPRPERAHG from the coding sequence ATGCGCATCGCCCTGCTCTCGGACGTTCACGGCAATCTCGCCGCCCTCGAGGCGGTGATCGCCGACCTCGAGCGGCGCTCGGTCGACGCGGTGGTCGATCTCGGCGACCTCGTCTCCGGGCCGCTCTGCCCGCGCGAGACGGCCGCGCGGTTGCGTGCGACGGGCTGGCTCCACCTCGCGGGCAACCACGAGCGGCAGCTCCTGACCCGTCCTCCGGAATCGCTCGGTGCCTCGGACGCCCACGCTCGCGCCGAGCTCGGTCCGGAGTGGCTGGACTGGCTCTCGACCCTGCCGCCCTCCTTCTGTTGGAGCGACGACCTGTTCCTCTGCCACGGCACGCCGGCGAGCGATCTCGTCTACCTGCTGGAGACAGTCGAGCGCGATCATGCGCGGCTCGCCCTGCCGGAGGAGATCGAAGAGCGCCTCGGCGGCGCCTCGGCGGCAGTCGTCGCCTGCGGGCACACGCACATCCCGCGCTGTGTCCGTCGCGCGGACGGCCGACTGCTCGTCAACCCGGGGAGCGTCGGTCTGCAGGCCTACGTCGGCGACTATCCGCACCTCCATGCCATGGAGACCGGCTCTCCCGATGCGCGGTATGCGGTTCTCGAGCGCCGGCGCGAGGGGTGGCAGTGCGAGCTCGTGGCCGTTCCCTACGATTCGCGGGACATGGCCCGCCTCGCCGCCGAGCGGGGGCGACCGGAATGGGAGCATGCGCTGCTCCACGGTTACGTCGCGCCGGGTGAGCGACCGCGACCGGAGAGAGCGCACGGCTGA
- a CDS encoding hemerythrin family protein, with protein MSHDHPEMPRTGIAEIDGEHALELRVVRELQAALLAGERALAAELLERLADFTNAHFLTEQLLMRLHAYPGYEAHQQEHDRLIGELGELRTALADASPLDARGEADRLERWLLAHMATSDQALGDFLGQSPAGHPTPEA; from the coding sequence ATGTCCCACGACCACCCCGAGATGCCGCGGACCGGCATCGCCGAGATCGACGGCGAGCACGCGCTCGAATTGCGCGTCGTGCGGGAGCTGCAGGCGGCGCTGCTCGCCGGCGAACGAGCGCTCGCCGCCGAGCTGCTCGAGCGGCTGGCCGATTTCACCAATGCGCACTTCCTCACCGAACAGCTCCTGATGCGTCTGCACGCCTACCCAGGCTACGAGGCGCACCAGCAGGAGCACGATCGCCTGATCGGCGAGCTCGGCGAGTTGCGGACCGCGCTTGCCGACGCCTCGCCGCTCGACGCCCGGGGCGAGGCCGATAGGCTCGAGCGCTGGCTTCTCGCGCACATGGCGACCTCGGACCAGGCGCTCGGCGACTTCCTCGGCCAATCGCCGGCGGGGCACCCGACCCCTGAGGCATGA